The Brassica napus cultivar Da-Ae unplaced genomic scaffold, Da-Ae ScsIHWf_1519;HRSCAF=2118, whole genome shotgun sequence nucleotide sequence GGTACATCTCCAGTCCATCTAATGTTCCGTGTGTCGCAGCTGAAGAAATTAATAGGGAATGTGCACACGTCGAATCAATTTCCTTTGGTTCTCTCTAACGTGGTGATTAAGGAACCGGAGTTTTTCTTAGATCGGAAGATGGCTAAACGTCAAGGACGTGCTGCAACAATGGTTTTGATCCAGTGGAAGAATCAGACTGTGGATGAAGCAACATGAGAGTATTTGTTtgatttacagaaaaaaaaattggcgtTCCAATGCTAAACTTGTGGCCAGGGTTGTGAAAGGAAGAAAGCTTTGTTACAGGAAAACAAAAGTGGTGACATGGCAAGGAGGTCGTTGAAATCGTTGGAGTTTGTTAGCAACAAAAAGTCAGGGACAATCGAAATAAAACACATGGCGTTGCGTGATTGGGTCTGCTCGTCTGTTGCGGATCAATGTTTAAAAACAGAGTTTTAGATTCTTTTCAATTCATTTAGAAATTTGTGTAAAACTCTTAAAATCTTGAGTACTTCTCTGTGTAAATCTCGAGTTCATTGTTGGGAAAAATTTTTCTACTTCACGATCTTTTGCAAGCGAGCTACGTTTAAGTATTTTAGGAACATCCATTCGGATTATCATTTCATCAAATACAGTTTTTATGTATCAATATCCTGCATCAAAGACATTATAAAGTGTCCGAAGAGAAGCTCTTTTCCCCAGCGAAAAATGTGTTTCTGCCCTAATTCGaagattttaatgtttttgttatGCAATTTTGGGGTTATGTTTCAATTTTAATTACGGGTTGGTTTAATATTAGTTTACGTATTTTTGGTTCTTTACTTTTATAAATTAGGTACTTGAATTAGTTTTAAACTCGCTATTAGGCTTGGAAAAAACTTTtaccaatgtttttttttttttttgtaaaagggcTTTCAACTTTTACCAATGTTAGTTATGTTATGTTACTCGCGAGACTAATATAGATGCATGGCGATGGTTACTTAATTTGTGTATTCAAAAACTGATATAACTAAAAACTCTTTAATTctttttgtgtatttttatgtACAGTACAAAATAGTTTGGGAATTTTTCTGGAAACTCAATAAGTTCAAATACTTTGTAGAAATTGTTGAAAAGTCAGTCATTAATGGGACTTACTGAATTTCTGTAGGctaattttttctttatgtcAAAAAGCTAAaattatatagtataaaaataatttaaaactgcTTCTAGTGAAAAAAATGCTCTAATTTAAATTACAccgaattaataatttttattttgaagtcCAGCTAAGTATAATTATTTCACATAACAAAACAGGGGGACTGGTagactctctcttctctctaaaccTAGTGAGAGAGAGTGAGTCGCGGTGGTTCCCTACCGGTGAGAACCTTCTGGCTGGTGTAGTCTATTGACAAGTATGCTTTGACTCTGGTATACGGTAGTCCCCGTGATGCTGTGTAGCCGGCTCTGGATTCTAGTGGTTCGCGCTTGTCTCTGGTGGAACCATCCGGCGTAGTAGTTTGATCTCGGTTGGTGTTGAAGTTGTGATAAGAAGATCATGGGGTATGGTCTTAGGATTGGCGTGTTCTGTCTCAAGTTTGGTTAGCGATGGCGCTAACTGATCAATTACGGGTTTTGGtctgagttttttggatgagatctcgattTTAATCGATTGATTCTCTCTGAAATTCAGATTGTCTGGCTTACTGCTGAATTTCCTAAACCTCCAATACAGTTGTTGGAGGTGGCTTTTCGGTGGTTGTGGGTGAAGTCCCGGTGGAATCCGGTGTTTAACTGCTTTGTTTGGTTGGTGATGGCTATTATGTCGGAGAAGATGATGGAGGGTGGTGTTCCTGGTGTGACGCCGGTGTGATTCGGTGGTTCCGGTGCATCGCCGTTTGGTCTCCGGCGTAGAATCTCGAATTGACGAAAGCGGTGAAGGAGAAAGGACGCGTGGTCCCTCGTGGTGTGAGTTTCAGACACTTGTTCCGTTTCTTTCTGATCTCCACACGTGGTTGGGTTTGTCCTTTGTTTGGGCTTTTgtctttattttatgtttttttatatcttttgtatAGGCTTCTGTTTGGGGCTTCGGCCTGTTAATAAAAtcagatggcaaaaaaaaaaagtataattgtTTCACATTCAAAAGGGGAAGTTAcgagaaataaaaaatagcgAAAAAAATCTTGTTACTTTTATCTTTTTATCTAAGGACAATATTTTAAAAGGTTTATACTGTGTTTTGACACACACATAATGACATAAATATGGTAAAATGGCATAATCCCAGAAAAAGTTAAAGAGTAACGGCTGCCGTAGAAGAAAATCAGACAGTAACGGTTgcaaacatttattaaataaagAGGTCAAGCTAGATATTATTGTGTGACTTGTGTCAGATCACAAATTGCTATCATAAGATACAAAAGACGACTGATTGGGACCATTGGGTAGTAGAATACAGTGGTAATAACACGTGTAACAATCATTATCTCCTTGCATAACTTCCCATGCTTTTCCGTAACATACcttattttactctttaaaaattaaattacctTTAATAACATTAGTTTTTGggaagaaaaaacaaacaaaacaaacgtttcttttttttttaacaacaacaaaattttttttagattttatgtcAAAATATCAATGAGTGTATCAACTAGTTAGTCTCACTCTTCATCTCTTCCAACTGGGATTTTTATGAGTGTTAAAAAGAACTAAATATACATTATGTCATTAATTCCATAGATTTTCCTCGTTGCAATTAATTAGTTTCTACTCCCGCTGTTCCTTAATATTACATATTCtggaaaaaattgttttaaaaaaatttattttttacattttcaagtaggggtgggcgttcgggtacccgttcgggttcggatcgggtatttcggattttcgggtatttcggtatagaggtgtagaacccgttagggtatttctatacttcgggtcgggttcgggtatttttagttcggattcagttatttcggatcgggttcggatatttagattttgaaaaaaaaattaaaattttcatttcttaaatttcttgtatttaagaatataaattttacttaacttatttttatttttaatagattaaatggttaatagatttggacataacattttaaaactaaaaatgcattaatttaattattgttttaaaattttggatgtaactttttgttaatttttgaaataaaaaaacttgacatgctttttaagtgagtagcaaatcattttttccggaattgtatgtatatcatatgaacttaaagtatgtgtattattaatataattattttatataaaatgagatatgtaaactagaaatataaggttaattatacatatgttcggttatcttcggatatccattcggtttcagatattatccattcgggttcgggtatccaatctctcctaattcaatacctgttcgggtattttgttacttcggttcggatttcggttcgaatttttcggatcgggttcgggtgccacttcggatatcggataAAGTGCTCACCCCTCTTTTCaagacatgttttattaactaaatgcaaatttcaaaaaacttaattgcacttactgaatttttattggcttaaaattatggaacaaagataaacaccaaaaattatacaaatttaatgtgttttattaaaatgtgtgtaAAAAGCTAGAATATGTAACATtaagaaacagagggagtatttgaTAAATGATAATCAGTATAAagtttttagtcaaaaaaataataagaataatgATAATCAGTTTAGAGCTTATTTCATTGCCATATTACTTTGTATTACATGTTGTAGAATAGcttaatattaaaaacattaacaaaatataattttaaaatattgaccAAAACACATaacaaaatttaagaaaaaaggaaaatattaataaataaatattttctgtGAAAATAGTATACCTTAAAAGGTTCAAAAATACTAGTATACTTGCATGtctataaaagaaatttatattGCAACTAGTACagtatattttgttatatatgataaaatagatattttattttatttttttttttaaaaaactttgttATGTATGATATCAAGTATATTGCTAATGttgataataaataaattaaaagatgCAAAATATAAACCACGTgtcattataaaaataaagtaagTAAAAAACACAGTGAAGATCTCTAAAAAGAATCTgtcatcaaaaataaaaatattataatataaatattttagattttgagcGATTTTCCTTAAAAGAATTTACTTAAAAACTTTGGCTAGATCTTTCAaagctttttaaaaaatcttttttattataatattgttatttttgatgaaagatttttttttatgatttctaATGATAATGGCATGATACCTTCTTACATTGGGTGATATATATATGGTATTCTTCTCGTATATGTCTTCCTCTCTTCCAATGACTATATCTCAATTTTGTTTTCCATAGCCTGTACGTGTTCCTTTCTGTTCGTCTTGAGGTattgtttatttctttttctttgcatTTCAGTTCTTCACAAAATTATGTACGTgcttttttttgtaagaaacaACAGACTTAGTCTTTTTTTCTAGATAAAGAGTGTATACCATACTGAATTTCAATATATGACCtcctgtatattttatatatatattatatatatataagttctATTTCATCACATCCGAAATCTCTCTTCATTGCTTGTATTTATCCAAAGAGTTTTTGGCTTCTTTGATTTCAGTTATATCATTATATGTTGTTGATATTTCTTGAATTTGAGTTTTggtatcttttgaaaaaaatttactttGTTTGGTATCTCGTTATTTATATCAACGTgaaaatttatatgaatttcTTATGCTGTTATTTTGATCGATTCACTTCTATGattttattttggatttgaAAGTGTTCACAAGTttttcttgtatatatatgtcgatttatttataatttacttaCACATATTCTTCCAGAAACATAcaaattgttgttgttgtttttttgataattgttttctttgttttttaacAATTTGTTGTTTTCGAATAAGTTAATATCAAAACTCAGCCATTTGATACAAAAATATACGGACCTTCTTTAGCAAACATACTTTTGCAAATATATTCTCAGTCGAACTTTTTCATTCGATAATTTAAGTTGTTCCTTAAACATTGCAGTTGCTGTTTGTTTTATAGATTGACGGTATTTCAAAAGGGTTTATTTgtcaaataaccaaaaaaaaaatgaaaattagatttttggagagagagtagagagagataagaaGAGAAAATAGGAGAGAGGAGGGAATTTTGGTTAGTTAgtgtatttaagtttttttcatgTATATAGAGTGCAATTTCCCATTTCAAAATACATAaccatacattttttttgttgtaaatatCAAGTTAACAAGCCCATACATTTTATTCTCGATCGTTTAGTCAGGAAAATCAGTCAATATGGATTTGTATGACGATATCTTCAACGATCAACTATTGCAATTGAGTCCTTTGCGCTTCTCTCCGTCACCAGAACCATTTGCTTCGTTGACGGTATACTTTTCAACtatttatttatcacattttaatttctttatgaaaactCTATTTGTGGTATAGATGATGCTGATAAAGTTAAATTGTTGGCCTTGTGCAATATAAAGGAGTTTCTGCAAGACCCTCTTATGGAAGAAACTGAAAATGTGGATGGAGAGGATGTTGGATTTATCAATAGTTCTGCTATAACCGAAGCTAATCCCTCAATGGGTATACCATCCCCAAATCTAGTCCCATTTCCAGAGACATTAACACTAGTGCAAAATCAATCAGatcatcatttttttctcaATCAAAACATGTTGGATTCTTTTGAGCAAGAGCCAGGTGTTTTTGCAATGGTAAAGtgaacattacattttatttatttttcttgattttgtccttttttttctttttcttttcttgatcatCAGTAATTTTAGCTAGATAGAGTTTCTACTATATGACAGCAAAAGTAAACCATCAATGATTTTCTTCGACATAAACCATCAAGGGtcatatacaaataattaaattcgTTTTCATTTCCTCTAAGCAGCCACAGCAATCATTAGTATGCAATCCAAAGGGGTGTTTACAAGGAAACTTAACAAACGGACAATTGGATCAGCAATCTTTGTTCAATCGAATCACAATGAATCCCTTCCAGGAAACAAATGACTCTACAATGGTAAGTAAAACATTTTTCTTatcatcaattattttaaattagttttgatAAAAATGTATTCATGAGCCAGATAGAAAATGGTCGACCAATCGAAGAAGGAAACAGTGGATATGCACATCCAATGATGACTCAATCTTTTGAGTTACCAAATCATCTTCAAGAGCAGTTTTTATCATTGCCTTCGTATGTAAActaattaattcattttttgtatataatttgtaaCATGTTGTTCTACAGGTTTTAATATGGATATTATTTTCACGAAAACAGATCACAAAGTTACCTGTCAGAACCGATGTACGAGCACGGCCTAGTTGCTTCACATTTCAACAAGTATGACCAGCAACCGCCTACGTTAGTCTTACCTAACAGGGAAGATGGGGCTCTGGTCCCAAGTATGGATAAAAATTTGGCTAGGTAAGATTAAATCTTTACTTTAAACAGACAAATCTTTCATgcttttattttactttaatttGTTACTTAGATTTACTTACCAAATCATTTGTGTTTCCATGCATGCAGGACAAACTCTGCACCGAATCAGATCTCTGTGACCCTTCCTCTGCCTCAAATGACATCGAACTCTACAAGGTATCCAATCCGAACTTAGTCGATCACTTAATATAATAGAAGGGAAATAATAAATTTGTGTGCTCGAAATCTTcagttattaaatttaaaaacgtAGAACATTATAATTTACAGTCCTCATTTTCATAGGAATCAAGGAAATGTACAAGAGCGAGTAAATCAGCCTACGCCAGGAAGTAGATACCCTACCCTCGAAACCTATGCTCGTGCACAAGGACTTCCATGCACGAAAGCATTTGCTCCCATCGATGTACCATATTTTTAGTTCGATGAACGAAACtgttttgtgtttatttttcttataaatttttatttattatatatttattcacaacagtttaacgttttggggcgtCGACAAAGAAATGACCAAAGTCGATTTGAGCATGAAGAATCTTCATCTGCTGCTCAACGAAgggtatttttttcaaaatatatacatatgaaaGTTATGCTACAAAGATCAACTGGGAAAGAGGATTCATATGCTTTAATTAAATAATGCAGAGAATCTTCATGCCAAACCGAAATGATAATTTAACTGCAGCTAACCTCGTTCAAGAAAGGTACACTTCCATTACCTTTTCATTTATTGTTACATGTTTcatctatttttataattaatttaatatttatctgAAGTGGTTTATTCATCAGTCATTTATTtcattgaaaatatttaatccaGACTACGAATCAGTTTAGAATTAGGTACTCCTTtccattttttctaaaaataatttgtttgaaattttactattgaaaaattaaaattttggcaTCGCCAGAGATAAGGGATCAACACATGAACCGAAAACGTAGATTGCTAAAGCGTGGCTAGTCTAAACCCACTTCGATGGAAGCTATGATAGTCATgtgtaattacaaaaaaagtagtaatatgtttttaaaaaggatgaatgaaaaataataattttaaaatacagtCACGTACATACGCAATTTTACGAATGTAACTAAtcaacatatttatttttctatttcagGTTGCAAAATACATTGTATAGTCAATTGTATGCGACTCTCGGTTTAAAAATTGATCCCCACTTGAGGAATTTTGCTCCATTGCCTAAGAAAAAGAGCAAATAATTTTATGTCCTTTTAATCTATTTATTAACTTAAACTTATTAtgctgttttatattttttttttgtgatttcgAACAAGAAAGAACGAAATACAACGTTGGTGTTTAATCTATTTATTAACTTAAACTTATTaagacaattctctcaaataataatttttaagtttttatcacaaaaataacatttaaaaaattgaccaaaatagcctctttttattttgaaatttttaatttttaatttttattttttaaatttgaaatcctatcttcaaaatttcaccccttaactctaaactctaagtgtatattagttaaccttagagtaaaaaagtatttttaccctttaataaaacttcttttggtcatttttctcattgaagtctatttttatgacaaaaacgtAAAATGACTACCATAGAGAATTTCTCAACTTATATTTTGTGATTTCGAACAAGAAAGAACGAAATACAACGTTGATGTTTAATCTATTTATCAACTTAAACTTCTTAGGGCATTTTTctcaaat carries:
- the LOC106422012 gene encoding uncharacterized protein LOC106422012, with amino-acid sequence MDLYDDIFNDQLLQLSPLRFSPSPEPFASLTEFLQDPLMEETENVDGEDVGFINSSAITEANPSMGIPSPNLVPFPETLTLVQNQSDHHFFLNQNMLDSFEQEPGVFAMPQQSLVCNPKGCLQGNLTNGQLDQQSLFNRITMNPFQETNDSTMIENGRPIEEGNSGYAHPMMTQSFELPNHLQEQFLSLPSSQSYLSEPMYEHGLVASHFNKYDQQPPTLVLPNREDGALVPSMDKNLARTNSAPNQISVTLPLPQMTSNSTRNQGNVQERVNQPTPGSRYPTLETYARAQGLPCTKAFAPIDFNVLGRRQRNDQSRFEHEESSSAAQRRRIFMPNRNDNLTAANLVQERLQNTLYSQLYATLGLKIDPHLRNFAPLPKKKSK